Within the Candidatus Binatia bacterium genome, the region CACCCCGAACGCTTCGCGGGTGTCACAGCGCTCGAACCCGGCATCGAGCCGGCCCTGCGCTACGAGGACGTGCGCCCGGAGCACACGTTCTTTCGACCACAGGAACTCATCGAGAAGTTGCACGGCAACCCGGTCGACCCCGAGCATTGGGCAGCCAGCCATCCACCCGCCATCCTCGATGCGAACCCCGATCCCATTCGCCAGAGCGATCTCAAGATCTACCTCGAGGTCGGCAACCAGGACATGCTGAACCTCCACCACGGTGCGGAGTTCCTGCACAGACAGCTGTGGGACCTCGGCGTCGAGCACGAGTACCGGTTGATCGACGGTGCGGATCACATCGGCCGCACTCTCGCCGGTCGCGTCGACGATGCCTTCCGCTTTCTCGCGCGCGTGTTGAACCCGCCCGGGCCGGACCCCGAAGTCGAAGCAGTCAAGAAAGCCCTGACCGGCAAGGGCGGCTTCCTTCTGAACGAGTAGCCGTCCCGCTCAGCCCAGCTTCGGGAGCAGCGCGCGAAGCGCCGCCGCCCGGTGCGACACCTCGTTCTTCTTCGCGGGGTCGACCTCCGCGAGGGTCCGGCCGCCGAAGCACGACGCGAGGAACACCGGATCGTACCCGAAGCCGCCCGCGCCGCGCGGTGCCTGAGCGATCTCGCCCTCAATCACGCCCTCGGCGGAGATCCACTCGTCGCCGTGCGCCAGCACCAGGACGCAGCGGAAGCGCGCCCCGCGGTCGGCGGACTGCCCGATCTCCTCGAGAAGGTGGGCGGTTCGCCCGGCATCGTCGAGGCCCGCGCCGCCGTACCGGGCCGAGTACAGCCCCGGAGCGCCCCCCAAAACGTCGACTTCCAAGCCGGAGTCATCCGCCAACGCCGGGCCGCTGGTGAACCGCGAGATCGCCTGCGCCTTCTTGCGCGCGTTCTCCAGGTACGTCGCGCCGTCCTCGACGACCTCCGGCGCATCCGCCGGAAGCAATTCGAGCCGGAGCGCTCCGGCGGCCAGCGCCTCCAACTCGCGCCGCTTGCCCTCGTTGCGCGACGCAAGCGTGACGGGCCTCGCGAGCTTCACTTCTTTGCGCTGTTCTTCTTCACCCAGTCCGCGATCGCGCGCTCCTGGATCTTGTTGAAGCCACGAATCGCTGTCCATGCCGCGTCGAGCATCGCGTTGAGATCGTCTCGCTCGAACGTTCGTCCTTCGGCGGTTCCTTGCACCTCGACGAGACCGCCGGAGGCCGTCATGACGAAATTCGCGTCGACCTCGGCACGGCTGTCCTCAGCGTACGCGAGGTCCGTGAGCACCTCACCATCGACGAGTCCCACGCTGATCGCACCCACCGGCTCGCGGAGCGGCGACTTCTTCAGCTCCCCGGAAGCCATCAGGGTCTCGATCGCCTGGGCGACCGCGGCGTAGGCGCCGTTGATCGAGGTGGTGCGCGTGCCACCGTCGGCCTGGATCACGTCACAGTCCACATAGAGTGTGCGCTCTCCGAGCATGTTCAGGTCGAGCACTGCGCGCAGGCTACGGCCGATGAGACGTTGGATCTCGTGCGTTCGCCCTTTGATCTTGCCCTTGTTTGCCTCACGCGCACTGCGCGTATGCGTCGACCGAGGGAGCATCGAGTACTCCGCGGTGAGCCAACCCCGACCCGAACCGCGCAGGAAGTCCGGCACTCGATCCTCGAGGCTCACGGCGCACAACACGCGAGTTTCCCCAGCAGTTGCAAGGGCGGATCCCTCTGCGTGTGTCAGGTGACCGACGTCCAGCTGCAGCTTTCGGGGCTCGCTGGCCGCGCGACCGTCGGAGTGTTCCCCCCGTCGGACTTTCGACGCCTTGGGGGCTTTCACCTGCTTCTTTTTCGCTCTAGGCATGCTACGGGCGGTAGCAACCCCTGGTAAACACGGCAATTTTTCGGGCCGTCAGATAATTGTCGGAAAACGCTAAAGATTCGTCGGTTTTTGATCGAATTCTAGCCAGGATCAGGAATCGCCAGAGCAATCTATGGCGACACCCCGCGACACTGTGACATATTCTGGATCACTATTCGCAGAACCGGCCTCTCCCCCGCCGGCAAAAGAGACGTACGTGCAGCAGAACGGAACCACACAGCTGATTGGGCAACACCCGCTCGTGCAACGAGTCCGTAATCTGATCAGGCGGGTGGCCGTTACGGATGCAACTTGCCTGATCCTCGGCGAGAGCGGGACCGGCAAAGAACTCGCTGCGCGCGAGATCCACGGTTGCAGTCTGCGCTCCGAGAAGCCGTTCATCCCGGTAAACTGCGGAGCCATCCCCGCCGACTTGCTCGAGTCCGAAATGTTCGGTCACGAGCGTGGGTCGTTCACGGGAGCGGTCGGGAGCCGAGCCGGCATGTTCCAGCTCGCGAGCGGCGGTACGATCTTCCTCGACGAAATCTCGGAGATGAGCCCCATCCTGCAGGTGAAGCTGCTGCGGGTGCTGCAGGATCATGAAGTCCGACCGGTCGGTTCCGACCGTCCGCGTCACGTCGACGTGCGCGTCATCGCCGCGACAAACAAAGATCTATCGCTCCAGATCGAGCGCGGCCTCTTCCGCGAAGATCTCTACTATCGACTCGAAGTCATTCCGGTGAACCTGCCGCCGATGCGGGAACGTCGCTCCGACATCCCGCTTCTCGTGCGTCACTTCCTGGACCGTCACAACCAGAAGCGGCCCGAGCTCGAGGTCACCATCACCGAAGAGGCGATGGTCCATCTCTGGGAGTACGACTGGCCCGGCAACGTTCGCGAACTTGAGAACCTCCTCGAGCGACTCGTCATCCTCTCAGAAGACTCCGTCATCCGCGTCGAGAACCTGCCGGCCAATGTCCGCTCGTTCATCTCCGAGAAGAAGATTCCTAAGCCGGTCATGTCGGAGGAAGGCCTCAACCTCGCGAACGCAGTCGAGGAGTTCGAAAACCGGCTGATCGACGAGGCGCTCCGCCGCACCAAAGGAAACAAACAGGCAGCCGCTCGCCTCCTCGGACTCAAGCGCACCACCCTCGTCGCCAAACTCCGTCGCCGCCGTGGCGCAGTCGTCGTCGAGAGTGGTATGACCGCGACATGAAACCGGAAGAAACAGGGGATCAGATGCTCGGCAGCGTGCTGGTCGTCGACGACGACGAGGATTCCCGTCGTCTCCTCTCCCACCTTCTCGAGCGCCGCGGATACTCCGTCGTGGTCGCCGACGGTGGACAAGCTGCTCTCGACGTCCTGAGCAGCACCGACGTCGATGTGGTGCTGCTCGATGTGATGATGCCCGTCATGGACGGCTTCGCCGTCTGCCGGGAGCTGAAAAAGGCTCCCGCCACCGCAACGCTGCCCATCATTCTCCTAACCGCCCGCGACGACATGGAGACGCGCGCTACGGGAATGAACCTGGGTGTGAGCGAGTTCCTCGCCAAGCCGGTGAACAAAGAGGAGCTGTTCATGCGAGTGAAGACGCAGGTCGAAGCGCGCCAACGCGGCCGCCAGCTCGACCAGGCCCAGCGTCGCGCCGACCAGATCTCCTGAATCGGCGGCCCACGCCTAACCCTGGAGTCAGCAGCCCGGTTGACACCGGAGCGCCTCGTGTGATGTGCCCGATGAATGCCACAGGACCCCGCTCGATCATGGGTCGCCACCGGGCTTCTGCTCACGGCGGCAAGTCTGATTTCTTGTTCGGATGCGGACCTGAACGAATCGGTCCTCGTCTTCAGCGGTGAAGGCAACCGGCTGAACGCCTACGCACCCGACGCAGGCGACTTGAAGCAGACGGTCATCGAACGCAATTCGATCGACCCCGACGGATGGGACATCAACGCGCAGATTTGTTTCGACCCGCGCGCGCCCGCCGGGTCGAACCGCTTCATCGCCGGGGAGGATACGGACCAACCGGACCCGCCCGCCGGATGGGGATACTTCGAGTTGCACGGCCGCGAGATCGGCGAGCTGTCCGCGACGCGAATCGGGAAGCTGACACCGACGTATCAACCCGCGGGCAGCAGCCCTGAGAACTACGGCTGCGGGTTTCTATCGAACGGAACGCTCGTCACGACCGATGTCGGCAACCAGGCTTCGGGCGACGGGACGGGGCAGCTCATGCTCTGGTTCCCGCCATTCGACTCGACCGATGTTTCGTATTGCAAACTCGACATTGAGATTGGGACGGCGGGCGGAATCTACGTCGGACCGGGCGACGAGATCTACGTCGCGAGCGCTCGCGTGGCACCCGGCATCTGGCGCTACACGCCGCCCTACCCCACATCGAACGACGCGGCCGGCGGCTGCGGACGCGAAGACTCGACCGGCGCGCCCGTCGCCGATTCCATCACGAAGGGACTGTTCATCCCGTCCAGCGCCGAGACTCCGACGACGAGCGCCGTCTGGTCCAACGGGCGCGGCGGCTACTACGTGACGAGCGTATTGAACGGAGTGATCGCGGAGTTCGACCAAGACGGCCAGTTCCTTCGCCGCATCCTCGAGCCCCCCACCGGGGAAGGCCTCGGCCCAGTGCCCTACTCCACTGGATCGCCGTTCGGGATCGGTGTCGATTCGGGCGGGAACATCTACTACGCCGACATCGGGCTGGTCCTGCGCGACAACGGCAGCATCGGTCCGGGCTCGCAGGTCGGCACCGTGCGGCGTATCCAGTTCCGGGGCGACGAGCCACAGGCGCCGGAAACACTGGATTCCGGCCTCAGCTTTCCGGACGGAATCGGGATCCTCGAGTCGCGAGGGGAAGCAGGGGGGTAGTGCCCCCGAGCGGCACCCTGCTTGCGCGCCACCCCGGTTGTTTTTCCCAATTGGGTTGAAATTGCCGTCGACTCGTAGAGTTTCGTCTGAGTAGGTATTTAGATTTGGTGCTTCCGTTGTACCGCTTCCCTATCGCAAGGACGATGTCCGCAGCGGCACGAGACCCGCAGAGGGTAAACCTCTGATTAGTCTAGGGCTTCAGTGAGACCACCATTGGCCCCGACCATGGCGATACTGCATGAGATACCCTCGCGGTGCACACGAACAAGAATCAGACCCCATAGCCTGCTGCTTGCTGTGGCCCTTCTGTGCTTCGGGCTGCCGCCCAGCTCGGGCATCGCTCGGGCCCAGGAAGAAAGCGAGCTCGCCGAGCCTGAGGTGACGGCAGAGCCACGCCCTCAGATTCGGGTGCGCGGAGAGGTGGTGGAGACCGGTTGCTTCATCATCGGAGGGCGAAAGGGCCCCGACCACGAGCAGTGCGCCATCGCTTGCGCCCGCGCGGGTCAGGATCTCGGCGTGCTCGACGAGAAGACGAAGCAGCTCTACGTCGCCGTCGTCGACCGGCGGAGCGGCCCCTCCCAGAACCCGCTCATGCCGTTCATCGCCCACCGCGTCGAGGTGCGGGGAGAACCGCTCGAGTACGGCGAGCTCCCGGCGTTGATCATCTCCGACGTCAAGAGTCTTTCGGGACCCCGCTGATCTTCTTCGCGGCCCACGAGACCTGACGCGCGATCCCCCGCCACACGCGGATGTCGCGCTTCGTGAGCCCACCGCGCCCGAAGAGCGCGCGGATATCCCGCATGATGTGCGCGGGGTTTTGCGGCGAAAGAAAACCGATGCCGCCGAGCGCCGACTCGAGATGATCGAACATCGAGTCCCGCTCCTCTCCGGTCGCGGCGGCGGTGTCCGCTTCGCGCTCGGCGCGTCGCCGCGTCGTCGCCCCTCTCAAAGCCGGCGCCGCGCCTTCCTCCGCGAGGACCAGGTGCACCTCGTACGCACAGATCAGAACGGCCTGGGCGAGATTGAGCGACGCGTACTCGTCGCCGGTCGGAATGCAGAGCAGGCGCTGACACTGGTCGAGGTCGGCGTTGGAGAGACCATGGTCCTCCGGGCCGAAAACGAGCGCGACGCGCCCCGCCTGCGCCTGCGCGACGATCTCCGGGGCCAGCGCGCGCGGGCTCTCGAGCCGTTGGCGCGGTGTCGTCTCGCGTCCGACCGTTCCGATGGCGAGCGTCGTATCCGCGAGTGCGGCGGCGAGGTCGGGGACGGTACGGCGTGCCTTCAGGACGTCACCAGCGTGCGCCGCCATGTGCTGCGCCGTCGCGCCGACCGGCGTGCGCGGCGCGACCAGAACGAGGTCGTCGAGACCCATGTTCTTCATGGCCCGCGCGACCGACCCGACGTTCCCGCCGCGCCGGGGGCGCACCAACACCACGCGAATGCGACCTCGCATCCCCTTGGCTATAGCACTTCCTTCCATGAACCTCCGAGTCGATCACTTCTCTATCGCGGTGCACTCCATGGAGAAGGCGCTGGACTTCTTCTCTCGCTACCTCCCCGTCGAGATGAACTGGAAGCCGGCCGACGGCTATAACGACCAGTTCCGGTGGTGCGACTTCTGGGTTGGAAACGTGAAGTTCGAGCTCATCGAGAGTGCTCGGGCGGGCAGTTTCGTTGAGCAGTTCCTGCAAAAACGCGGAGAAGGCGTTCACCATCTTTCGCTTGAGACCGACGACCTCGAGGGAATCGTCGGCCCGATGGAACGAGACGGCCTGCGGATCGTCGATCGGTTCGAGTCAGACGACGGCGACAAGACCGCGTTCATCTCACCGCGCTCCGCCTTCGGTATGCTCGTGCAGTTCTGGCAGGTGAGCCACGGCGCACCACCTCCGCGCGACCGCATCGCCCCGATGCCGTTCGGCGACGTGCGGACGGCCTTCGATCATCTCTCCGTCGCCGTCGAGAGCCTCGACTCCGGGCTCGCCTTCTTCCAACGCTACTTCCCGATCGACAACCTACGCGATCGGCACATGGGCTACGGCGGCGACTTCGAGCTGCTCCAGTTCGATCTTGCCGGCTACAAGATGGAACTCATCGCCGACGCGAGCGGATCGAGCTTCGTCACCAAGTTCCTCAAAAAGCGCGGACAGGGCTTCCACCACATCTCCATCGACGTCGACGATCTCGCCCCCGTCCTCGAACGCCTCCGCAAAGACGGCGTCCGCGTCGTAGACGAAGCCAACCTCGGCAAAGGCTACAAAACCGCCTTCATCTCCCCCCGCGACGCCCACGGCGTCCTAATCCAATTCTGGCAAGTCCCGGACTTGGAAGGGGACGTTGGTTAGTCTCGCTGATTTTGTTTAGTCGTCGCGAGCTTTCCGAGGCCGAAAGAGGGCTTCGCCACGACTAAACAAAATTAGCGAGACTAACCAACGTCCCTACCCCCATAAGTACGCGAGACTACGACTTCGATTTCGGAGTCTGTGGGGGCGCCGCGGTTGCGGATGTGGCTGGTCCATTCGGGGGTTTCGCGGAGGGCGTCGAAGACGGCGCGGACGATTCGGGGTTTGACGGCGCGCTCCCACTCGGCGCGCCAGGAGGCCTCGTCGAAGTCGTCGTCATCGAGCTGCTCGTCCGCGATCTCGACCTCGAGGCTGAAACGGAGCAG harbors:
- a CDS encoding alpha/beta hydrolase-fold protein translates to MSPREEQVERFQTDLAPGGVEYEVVAPEDRSAEPLPLLLALHGGNGHAGFAALVRWRLAPLWKSGEVPPFVAIVPRSGRSFWLDRADGAVRWESVLQGPLLDHCATAHDADASPAKTLLFGISMGGMGVLRLAFRHPERFAGVTALEPGIEPALRYEDVRPEHTFFRPQELIEKLHGNPVDPEHWAASHPPAILDANPDPIRQSDLKIYLEVGNQDMLNLHHGAEFLHRQLWDLGVEHEYRLIDGADHIGRTLAGRVDDAFRFLARVLNPPGPDPEVEAVKKALTGKGGFLLNE
- the rdgB gene encoding RdgB/HAM1 family non-canonical purine NTP pyrophosphatase, coding for MKLARPVTLASRNEGKRRELEALAAGALRLELLPADAPEVVEDGATYLENARKKAQAISRFTSGPALADDSGLEVDVLGGAPGLYSARYGGAGLDDAGRTAHLLEEIGQSADRGARFRCVLVLAHGDEWISAEGVIEGEIAQAPRGAGGFGYDPVFLASCFGGRTLAEVDPAKKNEVSHRAAALRALLPKLG
- the rph gene encoding ribonuclease PH → MKAPKASKVRRGEHSDGRAASEPRKLQLDVGHLTHAEGSALATAGETRVLCAVSLEDRVPDFLRGSGRGWLTAEYSMLPRSTHTRSAREANKGKIKGRTHEIQRLIGRSLRAVLDLNMLGERTLYVDCDVIQADGGTRTTSINGAYAAVAQAIETLMASGELKKSPLREPVGAISVGLVDGEVLTDLAYAEDSRAEVDANFVMTASGGLVEVQGTAEGRTFERDDLNAMLDAAWTAIRGFNKIQERAIADWVKKNSAKK
- a CDS encoding sigma-54 dependent transcriptional regulator; amino-acid sequence: MQQNGTTQLIGQHPLVQRVRNLIRRVAVTDATCLILGESGTGKELAAREIHGCSLRSEKPFIPVNCGAIPADLLESEMFGHERGSFTGAVGSRAGMFQLASGGTIFLDEISEMSPILQVKLLRVLQDHEVRPVGSDRPRHVDVRVIAATNKDLSLQIERGLFREDLYYRLEVIPVNLPPMRERRSDIPLLVRHFLDRHNQKRPELEVTITEEAMVHLWEYDWPGNVRELENLLERLVILSEDSVIRVENLPANVRSFISEKKIPKPVMSEEGLNLANAVEEFENRLIDEALRRTKGNKQAAARLLGLKRTTLVAKLRRRRGAVVVESGMTAT
- a CDS encoding response regulator, whose translation is MKPEETGDQMLGSVLVVDDDEDSRRLLSHLLERRGYSVVVADGGQAALDVLSSTDVDVVLLDVMMPVMDGFAVCRELKKAPATATLPIILLTARDDMETRATGMNLGVSEFLAKPVNKEELFMRVKTQVEARQRGRQLDQAQRRADQIS
- a CDS encoding RNA methyltransferase, giving the protein MRGRIRVVLVRPRRGGNVGSVARAMKNMGLDDLVLVAPRTPVGATAQHMAAHAGDVLKARRTVPDLAAALADTTLAIGTVGRETTPRQRLESPRALAPEIVAQAQAGRVALVFGPEDHGLSNADLDQCQRLLCIPTGDEYASLNLAQAVLICAYEVHLVLAEEGAAPALRGATTRRRAEREADTAAATGEERDSMFDHLESALGGIGFLSPQNPAHIMRDIRALFGRGGLTKRDIRVWRGIARQVSWAAKKISGVPKDS
- a CDS encoding VOC family protein; translated protein: MNLRVDHFSIAVHSMEKALDFFSRYLPVEMNWKPADGYNDQFRWCDFWVGNVKFELIESARAGSFVEQFLQKRGEGVHHLSLETDDLEGIVGPMERDGLRIVDRFESDDGDKTAFISPRSAFGMLVQFWQVSHGAPPPRDRIAPMPFGDVRTAFDHLSVAVESLDSGLAFFQRYFPIDNLRDRHMGYGGDFELLQFDLAGYKMELIADASGSSFVTKFLKKRGQGFHHISIDVDDLAPVLERLRKDGVRVVDEANLGKGYKTAFISPRDAHGVLIQFWQVPDLEGDVG